A region of the Pantoea alfalfae genome:
CAGCAAACGCGGTTCGCCGCCGAGAGTTTTAGCCGCCTGAATAACCGGTGCCGGCACAGCCTTAGCTACGCTGCTTTCCGGCTTATTGCCCTTTTTGGTGAGCGCACCCGGCGTGCCGATACGGCCCTGCACGTCGTCCGCTTTCAGCAGCACGGCATAAGCGCCTTCGCCGGAAAGCTGGAATGGCTTGGTGCCGCCTTTAAATTCAACTTTACCGCTGCCTTTCACGGCGCTGATTACTGCAGCGGTCTGACTGGCTGACATTCGCCAGTTGTCATCAGCCGCCACCAGATCGCCAGCGGATTTACCATTGATCCACAGCGTCAGATTTTCCGCCGGTTCGCTGTCATCTTCGGTGTCGCCCAGCGTCACTTCTCCCACTGTCTCCGTTCCCGGTCCAGCAGCACGGGTGAGCAGGATAGAGCCGGAGGGATCCTCTTCTTTGGCATAACCGGCAATGCGGCAAGTCCGAGTGTTATCACAGACAACTTCCCAGTCTTTGTGCTCAAGCGTTTTTCCGCTCTGAGCGGCCTGAGCCGACAGGGAGAGCGCCGCCAGCACGAAAAGCATCGGTTTACAGTTCACTTTAATCCCTCAAGTTTTAATTCTGATATCAGTGCTGATATCACTCTCACCACGGGTCAAAACAGGCGCAGGAGTGCCATACCTCCCTGTCGTTTTACAATCGCCCCAGGGTCATTTTCTGTACCTCGGCCGCTGGATTGGCCTCTTTCACGGCGGCAAGAAAACCGGCAAAATCCCGATTAAAAAGGCTGTAGTTGTTCAGGACTCTGAACTCCCTTTCGGTGCGATAAGACCCGGTGACGTAACGCACCAGCCATACTCTACGATTACTGACTTTGGTTCCGGTGACTTTTATCCTGATAATATTTTCCAGCGGCACTTTGCAAAGCGTTTCGCCTTCACGCTGCTGATACAGGAAGTCGCTGTCATAGTAATAATCTTCCGTGTTCATGCCCAATTTTTTCAATATCGGAGTGTTAGCCGATATCTTTTTCATCTCGCCTGGAGAAGGTGGGAGCCCTTTTTTAAGGGGCAAAGGCCTGAAGAAAGACCAGATGAGCAAAATGAAAAACGCTAACGAAAGCAGTGAAATAATAAACGAAAAAATCTGATGCATTTAAACATCCCGGACTGCGCGGATAGTTTCTGATTATATCCAGGAAGATATGACGCCGTTATCCGTTTTTACCGCTCTGAGCAGCGCCTTTTCCAGCAATTGCAGAGGCGAGCCAGCCGCCTGCATCGGCAAGCGCTGGCCCCACTTCAGACAATTTTCATAAGCGGCAAATCAGACGTTTATGCTTATCCACCAGTTGCTCCAGTAACTGTGCCAGCCTATCCTGAAGCTCCTTTTCCGGCTCCCTGCTCTTAGCCTCTGCCAGTATTGCAACAGCTTCTGCTGGCAGTGAGGCTTGCGGCCAGGCTTCCAGCGCATTCAGTGCTTTATTACGGCTAAACGTCATCGGGCTTTTTAAGCCTGTCCGGATCAGTATCCAGCCCTGTCCGGGAAAACGGCTTAAATCCTGCAGGACAAAACTGAGCGCCGAATGCTGCTGATATAGCGGCCCTCTCCCCTGGGATTTTTGCGGTCCGCAACTGATGGCAGTCAGATCCAGTTCGCTTTCTGCCAGCGCGATAACCTGCGCGATATGATCCGGATTATCGGTTTGCATCAACTGATACCAGAGGACGCTTTCCGGTTTTTCACGGTGCCGCTGATAAATTGCTGGCCACGGATCGCCTTCCTGCTCTCTGCAAAGCTGAAGTGCCGTATGAAAAATCATGCTGTCATCATCATGCAACCCGGCCTCAATCAGCGCGGGCCACTCGGGTAAAGCACGGATCTGCTCGCATAGCCCCCTCAGATGCTCCCTCTCCGCCTCGCTGGCAAACGTTTCTTCACCCATCAGCCTGCCGATTTCGCCTGCAACCTTATAATGCAGCAGGTCGCCTGCTGAGCCTGGCAGGATATGCGCGAGGTAACGCTCGCACGCCTGCACGGCATAGGTATATTCACCGATACCGGGGCCGGGCTCTCCGCTGATCATGCCGCGCAGGATTTCAGCGGCGCCCTGAAGTAATTGCGCATCGACCTCGCCTGCAAGCGCATCGTGCAGCAGGCCATACTCGGCACAGTGCCAGGCGGTATATTCCACCATCACTTCATTCTTATACCCCTCCCTTAATAGCCACTGACGAAGGGCATGATCCGGCGTTTCTGGCAACCGCTCGATCAAATGGATACGTCCCCAGCCAGCAGTGCGCTTCGCCAGCGCCAGCCACGCCAGCGCGAACTCCTCCGGCGGCAGGATAGCCCGCATCGCTACTACGGCATAAAGGGTGAATTCATCATGACTGCCTAACGTCTGAAGAATATTCACGCTTTGCTGATACGGGAAAAACGCCATTAGCGCCATCGCTAATTTCACCACCTGACGGTCAGGTGCCTGCGTTGCCAGAAATAGCACCAGCGCCCGCAGGCGGCGGGCATCAATAGCCTGAGAAGCGCCCATCATCCTCAGCAGATCGTCGATAAAACCAAGAGGCGTATCCTGCTTTGCCAGTTGATAAAACGCCTGCATATTTTTACTGCTGCTCCGCCGCAGTACGCGGATGATCGCCTGCGTCACCTGAGCCGCTTTTTCCTGGTGACTGTCGTTCGCCACATGATGACTGAAGACCCCGTCTAACGCACCAGGCGCCCAGCGGAGTAGGTCTTCGCCATCCTGTGCCACAGGTTCGTCAGGCAGCGTCATAGCAGCTTGAGGCAGCACGCCGGTTGCTTCCGGCCACTTGGCCAGCCAGTCATAAATAGCGCACTGCTCTGGTGGCCATACGATGGGAAAACGCTGTTCGTCAGGTTGACGGAAGATATTGGCGATCCACTCTTTCATTTTATATTCCTTTATTTTTCAGTCACGCCATGCTCAGTACGGTTTTCATCAGCAACGCATCCAGATCGCGGCTGTCGCGCCGCTCGCTATCCGGCAGCGTTTCACTGACGCGCCCTTCATCCAGGCACTGGCGGATGAAAGCATGGATGCGATCCATCCGCTCACCATATTCCGCTTCGCCTGCGCGCTGCTTGCGTGCCAGCAACTCTTCGATTTCGGCCAATAGAGAGGGATCCGTTACCGTCCCTGCCAGCAAATCGTCGAAACGCATTGGCGGCACACCTTTTCCGGCCTCTATCCACTGCACCGCCAGCAGTGGGCGCAAAACGTAGAAGTACTTTTTCAGCCGCACGCTGTCGCCCTGAAGATATCCCCGAAAGTTCTTTTTAGCCATAGATAGATAGTGCCAGCGCGCCCGCAATGGCGAAAACCAGTCCGGTATCCTTTCCCGCAAATCAGCGACGATAGCCTCCTCCTGCTGATAGATGACAGGCGAATCCAGCCACTCGATCAAGGTAGGGTTGGCTCGCTTTAACAGACCCAGCGCTTTTCGCCACTCCCAGCCGCAGACATCCAGCGTATCGTCGATCGGTAGCTCGATAACGTCGCGCGGTGGCTCAATACGCAGATACCACTCCGGTTTATGCACATAAAGAAAACGCACATCATAATCGCTGTCTGGTGAGGCAAAGCCCCAGCCACGACTGCCCGACTCGCAGGCATACAGCACTTTGACTGAATGCTCTTCTTCTATCTGGCGCAACACGCTACACACGCGCCCGCGCATTACGCTATCCACGCCATGCAATCCTGTTCTCATTTTTTTATCCTTTTACGCAAACAACCTGTGACAGCGTATGCACCACTTCCACCAGAGAAGACTGGGCAGCCATTACGGCATCAATATTCTTATAAGCCATCGGGATTTCGTCGATAACCTCTTTATCTTTTCGGCATTCTACGTGCGCCGTAGCACGTCGCTGATCTTCCACGGTAAACCGGGCTTTCGCCGCCGTGCGGCTCATGGTTCGCCCCGCGCCGTGACTACATGAGCAGAAGCTCTCTTCGTTACCCAGGCCGCGCACGATAAAACTTTTCGCACCCATTGAGCCGGGAATAATACCCATCTGCCCTTTTTGCGCTGATACCGC
Encoded here:
- a CDS encoding nucleotidyltransferase domain-containing protein, translating into MRTGLHGVDSVMRGRVCSVLRQIEEEHSVKVLYACESGSRGWGFASPDSDYDVRFLYVHKPEWYLRIEPPRDVIELPIDDTLDVCGWEWRKALGLLKRANPTLIEWLDSPVIYQQEEAIVADLRERIPDWFSPLRARWHYLSMAKKNFRGYLQGDSVRLKKYFYVLRPLLAVQWIEAGKGVPPMRFDDLLAGTVTDPSLLAEIEELLARKQRAGEAEYGERMDRIHAFIRQCLDEGRVSETLPDSERRDSRDLDALLMKTVLSMA
- a CDS encoding DUF1176 domain-containing protein produces the protein MLFVLAALSLSAQAAQSGKTLEHKDWEVVCDNTRTCRIAGYAKEEDPSGSILLTRAAGPGTETVGEVTLGDTEDDSEPAENLTLWINGKSAGDLVAADDNWRMSASQTAAVISAVKGSGKVEFKGGTKPFQLSGEGAYAVLLKADDVQGRIGTPGALTKKGNKPESSVAKAVPAPVIQAAKTLGGEPRLLTATENDALKTRLLATVNHNDDDTCDSLYSPAENSDPETDGLTLTPLDDTHALLSALCWRAAYNEGYGYWVIDNQLKGKPELVTISGSDYDKGEITSVQKGRGIGDCMSQESWVWDGQAFRKSYEGGTGMCRYIHAGGTWDLPTLVTDVKAVSG